In one Bradyrhizobium sp. 4 genomic region, the following are encoded:
- a CDS encoding S49 family peptidase, translating to MAEQLNDRENSGLADKLMQYLPARFRPGTAVVPVVRLSGVIGAVTPLRPGMTLATVSRVLERAFSTRNAKAVALVINSPGGSPVQSRQIYLRIKQLAAEKKLPVLVFVEDVAASGGYMIACAGDEIICDPSSILGSIGVVGGSFGFQEAIKRLGIERRLYTAGAHKAMLDPFLPENPDDVAKLKALQREIHQIFIALVKESRGARLKGSDDTLFTGEYWAGESSIALGLADSIGDLRSTLRARFGEKVLTPVIAQPTGLLSGLLGRKSPGAGQLSAMESMASLPDELISAVETRAIWAKFGF from the coding sequence ATGGCCGAACAATTGAACGATCGTGAGAATTCCGGCCTGGCCGACAAGCTCATGCAATATCTGCCAGCGCGCTTCCGTCCCGGCACGGCCGTGGTGCCGGTGGTGCGGCTGTCCGGTGTGATCGGTGCAGTGACGCCGCTGCGCCCGGGCATGACGCTCGCGACCGTTTCGCGGGTGCTGGAGCGGGCGTTTTCGACGCGCAACGCCAAGGCGGTGGCGCTGGTGATCAATTCGCCCGGCGGCTCGCCGGTGCAGTCGCGCCAGATCTACCTGCGCATCAAGCAGCTCGCGGCGGAGAAGAAGCTGCCGGTGCTGGTGTTCGTCGAGGACGTCGCGGCCTCCGGCGGCTACATGATCGCCTGCGCCGGCGACGAGATCATCTGCGATCCGTCCTCGATTCTCGGTTCGATCGGCGTGGTCGGCGGCAGCTTTGGTTTCCAGGAGGCGATCAAGCGGCTCGGCATCGAGCGGCGCCTCTACACCGCCGGCGCGCACAAGGCGATGCTCGACCCGTTTCTCCCTGAAAACCCCGACGACGTCGCCAAGCTGAAGGCGCTCCAGCGCGAGATCCACCAGATCTTCATCGCGCTGGTGAAGGAAAGCCGCGGCGCGCGGTTGAAGGGCTCCGACGACACCCTGTTCACGGGCGAATACTGGGCCGGCGAGAGTTCGATCGCGCTGGGGCTCGCCGACAGCATCGGCGATCTCCGCTCAACTCTTCGTGCCCGCTTTGGCGAGAAGGTTCTCACCCCCGTGATTGCCCAGCCGACCGGTCTGCTCTCCGGCCTTTTGGGTCGGAAATCGCCCGGCGCGGGGCAGCTTTCGGCCATGGAATCAATGGCCAGCCTGCCGGACGAGCTGATCTCCGCGGTCGAGACGCGGGCGATTTGGGCGAAATTCGGATTCTAG
- a CDS encoding glycine--tRNA ligase subunit alpha, whose protein sequence is MDASLPAHMRPERSFQGFILALQRFWAEQGCVILQPYDMEMGAGTFHPATTLRALGPKPWNAAYVQPSRRPKDGRYGENPNRMQHYYQFQVIMKPSPPNLQELYLKSLAAIGIDSAVHDIRFVEDDWESPTLGAWGLGWECWCDGMEVSQFTYFQQVAGVECAPVAGELTYGLERLAMYVQGVDRVYDLNFNGRDGDAKVTYGDVFLQAEREYSKHNFEVADTAMLFEQFKMAEAACRKYLDAGWKDGKREAHLMSLPAYDQCIKASHVFNLLDARGVISVTERQSYILRVRELAKACGEAWIHTEAGGAA, encoded by the coding sequence ATGGACGCCTCCTTGCCCGCCCATATGCGCCCGGAACGCTCGTTCCAGGGCTTCATCCTCGCGCTCCAGCGGTTCTGGGCCGAGCAGGGCTGCGTGATCCTGCAGCCCTACGACATGGAAATGGGTGCGGGTACCTTCCATCCGGCGACCACGCTGCGCGCACTCGGGCCAAAGCCCTGGAATGCGGCCTATGTGCAGCCCTCGCGCCGGCCCAAGGACGGCCGCTACGGCGAGAATCCGAACCGGATGCAGCACTACTACCAGTTCCAGGTGATCATGAAGCCGTCGCCACCGAACCTTCAGGAGCTGTATCTGAAGTCGCTCGCCGCGATCGGCATCGATTCCGCCGTGCACGACATTCGCTTCGTCGAGGACGACTGGGAGAGCCCGACGCTGGGTGCCTGGGGCCTCGGCTGGGAGTGCTGGTGCGACGGCATGGAAGTCAGCCAGTTCACCTATTTCCAGCAGGTTGCGGGTGTCGAATGCGCGCCGGTCGCGGGCGAGCTCACCTACGGCCTCGAGCGGCTCGCGATGTACGTGCAGGGCGTCGATCGCGTCTACGACCTCAACTTCAACGGCCGCGACGGTGACGCCAAGGTCACCTATGGTGATGTCTTCCTCCAGGCCGAGCGGGAATATTCGAAGCACAATTTCGAAGTCGCCGACACCGCGATGCTGTTCGAGCAGTTCAAGATGGCGGAAGCCGCCTGCCGGAAATACCTCGATGCGGGTTGGAAGGACGGCAAGCGCGAGGCCCATCTGATGTCGCTGCCGGCTTATGACCAGTGCATCAAGGCGAGCCACGTGTTCAACCTGCTCGACGCGCGCGGCGTGATCTCGGTGACGGAGCGGCAGAGCTACATTCTTCGCGTGCGCGAATTGGCAAAGGCTTGCGGCGAGGCCTGGATACATACTGAAGCGGGCGGAGCGGCCTGA
- a CDS encoding DUF1236 domain-containing protein: MRNRILALAALAAAIGSPLAAQAQSGVTVGRAPVVVDSGPTIAVEQRPAFRDYVVEQRVPAFRIPDRVVVGATLPESGVTYYDVPQRFGATTYRYTVVNGETVLVEPRSRRIVEVMD, translated from the coding sequence ATGCGGAACAGGATTCTTGCTCTTGCAGCGCTCGCGGCCGCGATCGGCTCGCCCCTTGCGGCGCAGGCGCAAAGCGGCGTCACAGTGGGACGCGCGCCCGTCGTCGTCGACAGCGGCCCGACCATTGCCGTCGAGCAGCGGCCGGCTTTCCGCGACTATGTCGTCGAACAACGCGTGCCGGCTTTCCGTATCCCGGATCGCGTGGTGGTCGGTGCCACGTTACCTGAAAGCGGCGTCACCTATTATGACGTGCCGCAGCGTTTCGGCGCCACCACCTATCGCTACACCGTCGTGAACGGCGAGACCGTGCTGGTCGAGCCGCGCTCGCGACGCATCGTCGAGGTGATGGACTAG
- the fabF gene encoding beta-ketoacyl-ACP synthase II → MRRIVVTGMGAVSPLGCGVELSWRRLLAGQSGLRPLPEWSQALPARVAGLVPDKAEDVDGGFDPAQAAAPKDQRKMDRFILFALLATAEAVAQAGWTPQDAAALERTATIIASGVGGFPAMAEAVRITEQRGPRRLSPFTIPSFLANLAAGHVSIKYGYKGALGTPVTACAAGVQAIGDAARMIRAGEADVAICGGAEACIDIVSLGGFAAARALSSGFNDARASRPFDRDRDGFVMGEGAGILVIEEMEHALARGATPIAEIVGYGTTADAYHMTSGPPDGDGARRAMEIALRQAKLAPADLQHLNAHATSTPAGDESELGAIAALFGRHRGIAVSATKSATGHLLGAAGGLEAIFTVLALRDQIAPPTLNLENPDPAADGIDIVAGAARPMPMQHAISNGFGFGGVNASVIFRRMG, encoded by the coding sequence ATGCGTCGTATCGTCGTAACGGGAATGGGCGCGGTGTCGCCGCTTGGCTGCGGCGTCGAGCTGTCCTGGCGCCGGCTGCTGGCCGGTCAAAGCGGGCTGCGCCCGCTGCCGGAATGGTCGCAGGCGCTGCCCGCACGCGTTGCCGGCCTCGTGCCCGACAAGGCCGAGGACGTGGACGGCGGCTTCGATCCCGCGCAGGCCGCCGCGCCGAAAGACCAGCGCAAGATGGACCGCTTCATCCTGTTCGCGCTGCTCGCTACCGCGGAGGCGGTTGCGCAGGCCGGCTGGACGCCGCAGGACGCGGCGGCTTTGGAGAGGACTGCGACGATCATCGCCTCCGGGGTCGGCGGCTTTCCGGCGATGGCGGAAGCAGTGCGCATCACCGAACAACGCGGCCCGCGCCGGCTGTCGCCGTTCACGATCCCCTCCTTCCTCGCCAATCTCGCGGCCGGCCACGTCTCGATCAAATACGGCTACAAGGGAGCGCTGGGCACACCGGTCACGGCGTGCGCCGCCGGCGTTCAGGCGATCGGCGATGCCGCGCGCATGATCCGCGCGGGCGAGGCTGATGTGGCGATCTGCGGCGGCGCGGAAGCCTGCATCGACATTGTCAGCCTCGGCGGCTTTGCCGCGGCCCGCGCACTGTCGAGCGGGTTCAACGACGCGCGCGCCTCGCGCCCGTTCGATCGCGACCGCGACGGTTTTGTCATGGGCGAAGGCGCCGGCATCCTGGTGATCGAGGAGATGGAGCATGCATTGGCGCGCGGCGCGACGCCGATCGCGGAGATCGTCGGATACGGCACGACCGCGGACGCCTATCACATGACATCGGGTCCGCCTGACGGCGACGGCGCCCGGCGCGCCATGGAGATCGCGCTCCGGCAGGCCAAGCTAGCGCCCGCGGATTTGCAGCACCTGAACGCGCATGCGACGTCGACGCCGGCAGGCGACGAGAGTGAACTCGGCGCGATTGCCGCGCTGTTCGGTCGTCACCGCGGCATCGCCGTGAGCGCGACCAAGTCGGCTACCGGCCATCTGCTCGGCGCCGCCGGTGGCTTGGAAGCGATCTTCACCGTGCTCGCCCTGCGCGACCAGATCGCACCGCCGACGCTCAATCTCGAAAACCCCGATCCTGCCGCAGACGGCATCGACATCGTCGCCGGTGCGGCGCGCCCGATGCCGATGCAGCACGCGATCTCGAACGGGTTCGGCTTCGGCGGGGTGAACGCCAGCGTGATCTTCCGCCGGATGGGCTGA
- a CDS encoding helix-turn-helix domain-containing protein translates to MQPKSPSIQECPVGRAVETVGEWWSILILRDAFQGATKFDEFSQSLGIAPNILSRRLAHLTESGMFVRRRYNERPPRYEYVLTDKARDFFPVVATLLAWGNKHLAPKGEAILLANRHDRRPFNPVVVDAADMQPITLTNAVIIAGPRASRVMRKRLTSLKAMNPAVAPAGD, encoded by the coding sequence ATGCAGCCCAAATCCCCCTCCATCCAGGAATGTCCGGTCGGCCGCGCCGTGGAGACGGTCGGCGAATGGTGGAGCATCTTGATCCTGCGGGATGCGTTCCAGGGCGCAACGAAGTTCGACGAATTTTCGCAAAGCCTCGGGATCGCGCCGAACATCCTGTCCCGGCGATTGGCCCATCTCACGGAAAGCGGCATGTTCGTCCGCCGCCGCTACAATGAACGGCCGCCGCGCTACGAATATGTGCTGACGGACAAGGCCCGGGACTTCTTTCCCGTGGTCGCAACCCTGCTCGCCTGGGGCAACAAGCATCTCGCACCGAAGGGCGAAGCGATCCTGCTCGCGAACAGGCACGATCGTCGTCCGTTCAATCCGGTCGTGGTCGATGCCGCCGACATGCAGCCGATCACGCTCACCAATGCGGTCATCATCGCCGGTCCCCGCGCCAGCCGTGTCATGCGCAAACGGCTGACCTCGCTCAAAGCCATGAACCCGGCCGTCGCGCCGGCTGGAGACTGA
- the glyS gene encoding glycine--tRNA ligase subunit beta produces the protein MPDLLLELFSEEIPARMQAKAADDLRRMVTDKLVAEGLVYEGAKAFATPRRLALTVHGIPARQPDLKTERRGPKIGAADAAVQGFLKATGLTSLDEAKIQRDPKGDFYIALIEKPGRDAIDVLAEILPVIIRTFPWPKSMRWGARSGKPGSLSWVRPLHAITATFGLETEEPDVVKFSVDGIEAGQTTYGHRFMAPSAISVRRFEDYEAKLKAAKVILDPQARKDIIFADAKELTFAQGFELVEDQVLLDEVSGLVEWPVVMMGSFEAEYLAIPDEVIRATIRNNQKCFVVKDPKTGKLTNKFVLTANIEAADGGKTIVAGNERVIRPRLSDAKFFYETDLKTKLEDRLPKFEQIVFHEKLGTQAARIKRIERLAGEIAPLVAADVAKATRAAHLAKADLLTDVVGEFPEVQGLMGKYYALAQGEDASVAAACEEHYKPQGPADRVPTDPVSVAVALADKLDTLVGFWAIDEKPTGSKDPYALRRAALGVIRLITENGLRLSLMKMAASALAALSLKPADAQKLPSDLLAFFADRLKVQLREQGARHDLVDAVFALGGQDDLLMIVRRVEALGKFLESEDGKNLLAGIKRASNILGIEEKKDKRTFDGAPDAALYGLGEEKALAKAIGEVTAEASAAVAKEDFAAAMSAMAKLRPPVDAFFEKVRVNDEDAKVRENRLKLLNEIRSATRAVADFSKIQD, from the coding sequence ATGCCCGATCTTTTGCTTGAACTGTTCTCCGAAGAAATCCCCGCGCGCATGCAGGCCAAGGCGGCCGACGATCTGCGCCGCATGGTCACCGACAAGCTCGTCGCCGAAGGTCTCGTCTACGAGGGCGCGAAGGCGTTCGCGACGCCGCGCCGCCTCGCGCTCACCGTGCACGGCATCCCTGCGCGCCAGCCTGACCTGAAGACCGAACGCCGTGGACCGAAGATCGGCGCGGCCGATGCGGCCGTGCAGGGTTTTCTGAAAGCGACCGGTTTGACGTCTCTGGATGAGGCCAAGATCCAGCGCGATCCGAAGGGCGACTTCTACATCGCGCTGATCGAGAAGCCCGGCCGCGACGCGATCGACGTGCTCGCGGAAATCCTTCCCGTGATCATCCGCACCTTCCCCTGGCCGAAATCGATGCGCTGGGGTGCGCGCTCCGGCAAGCCGGGCTCGCTGAGCTGGGTGCGTCCGCTGCACGCGATCACCGCGACGTTCGGGCTCGAAACCGAAGAGCCCGATGTCGTCAAATTCTCGGTGGACGGCATCGAGGCCGGCCAGACCACCTACGGCCATCGTTTCATGGCACCTAGCGCGATTTCCGTGCGCCGCTTCGAGGATTACGAAGCGAAGCTGAAGGCTGCCAAGGTCATCCTCGATCCGCAGGCGCGCAAGGACATCATCTTTGCCGACGCCAAGGAGCTGACGTTCGCCCAAGGGTTCGAACTGGTCGAGGACCAGGTGCTGCTCGATGAGGTTTCGGGCCTCGTCGAATGGCCCGTCGTCATGATGGGATCGTTCGAAGCGGAATATCTCGCGATTCCCGACGAGGTGATCCGCGCCACCATCCGCAACAACCAGAAGTGCTTCGTCGTCAAAGATCCCAAGACGGGCAAGCTGACGAACAAGTTCGTCCTCACGGCGAACATCGAGGCGGCCGACGGCGGCAAGACCATCGTCGCCGGCAACGAGCGCGTGATCCGTCCGCGCCTGTCGGATGCGAAGTTCTTCTATGAGACGGACCTGAAGACGAAGCTGGAAGACCGGCTGCCGAAGTTCGAGCAGATCGTGTTTCACGAGAAGCTCGGCACCCAGGCCGCGCGTATCAAGCGCATCGAACGCCTCGCCGGCGAGATCGCGCCGCTGGTCGCCGCCGATGTGGCAAAGGCGACGCGAGCCGCGCATCTGGCGAAGGCGGATTTGCTGACCGACGTCGTTGGCGAATTCCCCGAGGTGCAGGGCCTGATGGGCAAGTACTACGCGCTGGCCCAGGGCGAGGATGCCTCCGTGGCCGCCGCTTGCGAGGAGCACTACAAGCCGCAGGGGCCTGCGGATCGCGTGCCGACCGATCCGGTCAGCGTCGCGGTGGCGCTCGCGGACAAGCTCGATACGCTGGTGGGCTTCTGGGCAATCGACGAGAAGCCGACGGGAAGCAAGGACCCATATGCACTGCGTCGTGCGGCGCTGGGCGTGATCAGGCTGATCACCGAGAACGGACTACGTCTGTCGCTCATGAAGATGGCGGCATCCGCACTCGCCGCCTTGTCCTTGAAGCCTGCCGATGCGCAGAAGCTTCCGAGCGACCTGCTCGCCTTCTTCGCAGATCGCCTGAAAGTTCAGCTCCGCGAGCAGGGCGCGCGGCACGATCTCGTCGACGCCGTGTTCGCGCTCGGTGGCCAGGATGACCTTCTGATGATCGTTCGCCGCGTCGAGGCGCTCGGCAAATTCCTCGAGTCCGAGGACGGCAAGAATTTGCTCGCCGGCATCAAGCGCGCCAGCAATATCCTCGGCATCGAGGAGAAGAAGGACAAGCGCACGTTCGACGGGGCGCCGGATGCCGCGCTCTACGGTCTCGGCGAGGAGAAGGCGCTGGCCAAGGCGATCGGCGAGGTGACGGCGGAGGCAAGTGCTGCTGTCGCGAAGGAAGACTTCGCGGCCGCAATGAGTGCGATGGCCAAGCTACGTCCGCCGGTCGATGCATTCTTCGAAAAGGTTCGCGTCAACGACGAGGATGCGAAGGTGCGTGAGAATCGCCTGAAGCTGCTCAACGAGATCCGCAGCGCCACGCGTGCGGTGGCGGATTTCTCGAAGATCCAGGATTGA
- a CDS encoding DUF3096 domain-containing protein translates to MHITVAHISPILSLLAGVLILIMPRLLNLIVAIFLIINGAIGLGLLKWLHL, encoded by the coding sequence ATGCACATCACCGTCGCCCATATCTCGCCGATCCTGTCGCTGCTTGCGGGTGTGCTCATCCTGATTATGCCGCGCCTCCTGAACCTGATCGTCGCGATTTTTCTCATTATAAATGGTGCGATCGGGCTCGGATTGTTGAAGTGGCTCCATCTCTAG
- a CDS encoding polyprenyl synthetase family protein, which produces MAVIVPFETPGASIEELVALVAGDMERVNATILSRTGSDVTMIPEVANHLISSGGKRLRPMLTLAMANLAGYTGDGHIKLAASVEFMHTATLLHDDVVDESEMRRGKLSARMLWGNEASVLVGDFLLGQAFRMMVEVGSLRALDILSAAAATIAEGEVMQLAAAKNTATTEDEYLAVIRGKTAELFAAACEVGPVIANRPKAEQTACRSVGMNLGIAFQLVDDVLDYGGKSAKLGKNTGDDFREGKITLPVVLAFRRGNDTERAFWIRALERGEIGDTDLDHAIGLMNKHRALEDTRSRAQHYGAMAVDALALFPSSPMKSALEQVVAFCLARSH; this is translated from the coding sequence GTGGCCGTCATCGTACCTTTCGAAACTCCCGGCGCGTCGATCGAAGAGCTGGTTGCCCTTGTCGCCGGTGACATGGAGCGCGTCAACGCCACGATCCTGTCGCGGACCGGTTCGGACGTGACCATGATCCCGGAGGTCGCCAACCATTTGATCTCCTCCGGGGGCAAGCGCCTGCGGCCGATGCTGACGCTGGCCATGGCCAACCTCGCCGGCTACACCGGCGACGGCCATATCAAGCTCGCCGCCAGCGTCGAGTTCATGCATACCGCCACCCTGCTCCATGACGACGTCGTCGACGAAAGCGAGATGCGCCGCGGCAAGCTGTCGGCGCGGATGCTCTGGGGCAATGAGGCGAGCGTGCTGGTCGGCGACTTCCTGCTCGGCCAGGCTTTCCGCATGATGGTCGAGGTCGGCTCGCTCCGCGCGCTCGACATTCTCTCCGCCGCCGCCGCCACCATCGCCGAGGGCGAGGTGATGCAGCTTGCCGCCGCCAAGAACACCGCGACCACCGAGGACGAATATCTCGCCGTGATCCGCGGCAAGACCGCCGAGCTGTTCGCGGCCGCTTGCGAGGTCGGACCCGTGATCGCCAACCGCCCGAAGGCGGAGCAGACCGCCTGCCGCTCGGTCGGTATGAATCTCGGCATCGCCTTCCAGCTCGTCGACGACGTGCTCGACTATGGCGGCAAGAGCGCCAAGCTCGGCAAGAACACCGGCGACGATTTCCGCGAGGGCAAGATCACGCTGCCCGTCGTGCTCGCTTTCCGCCGCGGCAACGACACCGAGCGCGCCTTCTGGATCCGCGCGCTCGAGCGCGGCGAGATCGGCGACACCGACCTCGACCACGCCATCGGGTTGATGAACAAGCATCGCGCGCTCGAAGATACGCGCAGCCGCGCCCAGCACTACGGCGCCATGGCGGTGGACGCGCTGGCGCTATTCCCGTCCTCGCCGATGAAGAGCGCGCTGGAGCAGGTCGTGGCGTTCTGTCTGGCTCGGTCGCATTAG
- a CDS encoding methyltransferase: protein MSEALADLTEDAFLGGQLRLKQKRSGHRAGHDAILLAAATEASAGDRVVDLGAGIGTAGLALARRVAGIRLGLVEIDPQLAELARANAAANAIAAETIVLDVTADAQAFAASGLVPDSVDVVLMNPPFNDPARHRGSPDQARQIAHVATDETLNAWVHAARRILRSNGALTLIWRADGIAEVLAGLSRGFGSLAILPVHGEAGRPAIRVLVRAVKGGRAPARLLPGLVLNEESRVPKEVMDILEGRAVLPLVEPC, encoded by the coding sequence ATGAGTGAAGCACTGGCAGACCTCACCGAGGACGCCTTTCTCGGCGGGCAATTGCGGCTGAAGCAGAAGCGGTCCGGCCATCGCGCGGGGCACGACGCCATTCTGCTCGCGGCGGCGACGGAGGCGAGCGCGGGCGACCGCGTCGTCGATCTCGGCGCCGGCATCGGCACGGCCGGGCTTGCGTTGGCGCGGCGCGTTGCCGGGATCAGGCTCGGCCTGGTCGAGATCGATCCCCAGCTGGCGGAGCTTGCGCGCGCCAATGCGGCAGCGAATGCGATTGCCGCCGAGACGATCGTGCTCGACGTCACCGCGGACGCGCAGGCCTTCGCGGCCAGCGGGCTCGTGCCGGACAGCGTCGACGTGGTGCTGATGAACCCGCCCTTCAACGATCCCGCTCGCCATCGCGGCTCGCCCGATCAGGCGCGCCAGATCGCGCATGTGGCGACGGATGAGACGCTGAATGCCTGGGTGCACGCGGCGCGGCGCATCCTCCGCTCGAATGGCGCGCTGACATTGATTTGGCGCGCAGATGGGATCGCGGAGGTTTTGGCGGGACTGTCTCGCGGCTTCGGCAGTCTCGCGATTCTGCCGGTTCACGGTGAAGCCGGGCGGCCCGCGATCCGCGTGCTGGTGCGCGCGGTCAAGGGCGGGAGGGCCCCGGCACGATTGTTACCGGGCCTCGTGCTCAACGAGGAATCACGCGTGCCTAAAGAGGTGATGGATATTCTGGAGGGAAGGGCGGTTCTACCCCTGGTGGAACCGTGCTGA
- a CDS encoding DUF2007 domain-containing protein, whose translation MRELVRTNDMVLVSAIGALLDGANIHHLVLDQNMSIIEGSLGILPRRILVHEDDALEARQLLTEAGLSHELRGDE comes from the coding sequence TTGCGAGAACTGGTTCGGACCAACGATATGGTGCTGGTGTCGGCGATCGGCGCGCTGCTCGACGGCGCCAACATCCATCATCTGGTGCTCGACCAGAACATGAGCATCATCGAGGGCTCGCTTGGCATTTTGCCGCGGCGGATCCTAGTCCATGAGGACGACGCCCTCGAAGCCCGGCAGCTTCTGACCGAGGCCGGCCTCAGCCACGAACTGCGCGGCGATGAGTGA